In the genome of Deltaproteobacteria bacterium, the window CTGTTCACGCCCGCGGACGTCCGGTCCTCGGACGAGATGAAGGAGGTGGTGGCCGCCACGGTGGACCGCTACGGCGGCCTCGATATCGTCGTTCACAGCGCCGGCGTGCGCACCAACGGCGCGGTGACGGAGATCACCGAGGAGGAGTGGGACCGCACCCTGGACACCAACCTCAAGGGCGTCTTCAACGTGTGCCGCCACGCCATCCCGGAGATGGCCAGGCGCGGCGGCGGCGTCATCATCAACATCGCCGCCCGCTCGGGGATGATGGGACAGGCCGGACGCGCCGCCTACTGCGCTTCCAAGGGCGGCATGGTGCGCCTGACCGAGGCCATGGCCGAGGACCATGCGCGCCAGAACATCCGCGTGAACTGCATCTGCCCCGGCCCCAACCGCACTCCCATGGTGGACACCTCGACCCCGGAGAAGCTCGCCCGCTACGCTGACAGAGTGCCGCTCGGGCGCATCGGCGAGCCCGAGGACGTGGCCCGGGCGGCCCTCTACCTCGCCTCGGACGCGGCCGCCCACGTGACCGCCGCGATCCTCCCGGTGGACGGCGGCATGCGCCTGACCGGCGCGTGAACGGGGCCGGAGACGGGCGCGGAAGGGGGCTTCCCCGGCGGTTTTCCGAGAACGAATCCGGCCCGAAATGTCAAGCCGAAGGACCGTCAAAAATGGGTTGACCGCTTACCGGGGATGTTCTAAGAGTCCTACTTTCTAAATCGCGAAGAGAGGAAACAGGCATGCCTGACAACTTAACCGTAACGGACAACCGGACGGGGAAAACCTACGAGATTCCGATTCAGGACGGCGCCATCAACGCATTCGAGCTTCGTCAGATCAAGACCTCCGAAGACGATTTCGGCCTCATGAGCTATGACCCGGGCTTTCTCAACACGGCGTCCTGCCACAGCCACATCACCTACATCGACGGCGAGGCCGGCATCCTGCGCTACCGCGGATACCCCATCGAGCAGTTGGCCGAGGAAAGCACCTACCTGGAGACCACCTACCTGATCTTCCACGGCGAGCTTCCCACCGCGGCGGAGCTGGAAGACTGGAGCTGGAACATCAACCACCACACGCTGCTGCACGAGAACATCAAGAAGTTCATCGACGGCTTCAAGTACGACGCCCACCCCATGGGGACGCTGGTGAGCTCCATCGCCGCGCTGTCGACGTTCTACCCCGACTCCAAGAACATCTTCGACCCTGATTCCCGGCGCAAGCAGATCTATCGCCTGATGGGCAAGATTCCCACCGTGGCGGCCTTCGTCTACCGCCACGCCATGGGCCTGCCCTACGCCTACCCGGACAACGACCTCAGCTACACCGGCAACTTCCTCAACATGCTGTACAAGATGACCGAGCTCAAGTATTCGCCCGATCCGGTGCTGGAGAAGGCGCTGGACGTGCTCTTCATCCTGCACGCGGACCACGAGCAGAACTGCAGCACCAACGCCATGCGCAACGTCGGCAGCTCCCAGACCGACCCCTACTCGGCACTGGCCGGGGCCGCCGCCGCCCTCTATGGACCGCTCCACGGCGGCGCCAACGAGATGGTGCTGCGCATGCTGGAGGAGATCGGCTCCAAGGACAAGGTGCCGGCCTTCATCAAGGGCGTGAAGGCCGGGGAGGGGCGTCTCATGGGCTTCGGGCACCGGGTCTACAAGAACTATGACCCGAGGGCCAAGGTCATCAAGAGGATCGCGGACCAGGTGTTCGAGGTAACCGGGCGCAACCCGCTTCTGGACATCGCCCTGGAGCTGGAGCGCATCGCCCTGGAGGACGAGTACTTCATCACGCGCAAGCTCTACCCCAACGTGGACTTCTACTCCGGCCTCATCTACCAGTCCATGGGCCTCCCGGTGAGCATGTTCCCGGTGCTGTTCGCCATCGCCCGCACCTCGGGATGGCTCGCCCAGTGGGAAGAGATGTTGGTGGACCCCGAGCAGAAGCTCGCGCGCCCGCGCCAGCTCTACCTGGGCGAGCAGATCCGCGACTACGTGCCCATGGACCGGCGGAAGGCGGCGTAGACGTTCCGCGGAAAGGAAATGAACATGAGAAGATTGCTCACGGCGGCCAGCGTTCTGGCGGCGCTGCTCGCCCTCGGAGGCCCCTCCTGGGCCGTATCCGGCAAGCTCGTGCTCTACACGAGCCAGCCGAACCGGGATGCGCAGCAGACGGTCGACGCCTTCAAGGCCGAAAACCCCGGCGTCGAGGTCGAGTGGATTCGTGATGGAACCACCA includes:
- a CDS encoding SDR family NAD(P)-dependent oxidoreductase, which produces MPQLEGKVALVTGFGSGLGRAIAVCFAREGCAVAGTSTTASKGEETLALVGGAGGTALFTPADVRSSDEMKEVVAATVDRYGGLDIVVHSAGVRTNGAVTEITEEEWDRTLDTNLKGVFNVCRHAIPEMARRGGGVIINIAARSGMMGQAGRAAYCASKGGMVRLTEAMAEDHARQNIRVNCICPGPNRTPMVDTSTPEKLARYADRVPLGRIGEPEDVARAALYLASDAAAHVTAAILPVDGGMRLTGA
- a CDS encoding citrate synthase is translated as MPDNLTVTDNRTGKTYEIPIQDGAINAFELRQIKTSEDDFGLMSYDPGFLNTASCHSHITYIDGEAGILRYRGYPIEQLAEESTYLETTYLIFHGELPTAAELEDWSWNINHHTLLHENIKKFIDGFKYDAHPMGTLVSSIAALSTFYPDSKNIFDPDSRRKQIYRLMGKIPTVAAFVYRHAMGLPYAYPDNDLSYTGNFLNMLYKMTELKYSPDPVLEKALDVLFILHADHEQNCSTNAMRNVGSSQTDPYSALAGAAAALYGPLHGGANEMVLRMLEEIGSKDKVPAFIKGVKAGEGRLMGFGHRVYKNYDPRAKVIKRIADQVFEVTGRNPLLDIALELERIALEDEYFITRKLYPNVDFYSGLIYQSMGLPVSMFPVLFAIARTSGWLAQWEEMLVDPEQKLARPRQLYLGEQIRDYVPMDRRKAA